In Mycolicibacterium phocaicum, one DNA window encodes the following:
- a CDS encoding potassium channel family protein — translation MRVAIAGAGAVGRSVAQELVANGHKVLLIERDIHKYEPHTVPEADWLWADACEVASLEECGVEMCDVVIAATGDDKANLAMALLAKTEFSVPRVVARVNNVANEWLFTEDWGVDVAVSTPHAMAAGVEGAIDVGHLVRLMGLRQGHANLTKFTLPPDSPLIGRTIGDMTLPPNTLLVTVQRGSRIIVPKSSDHFEDGDELLFVADESGDGDIRDLIHGA, via the coding sequence ATGCGCGTGGCGATCGCCGGCGCCGGCGCGGTCGGCCGGTCGGTGGCACAGGAACTCGTCGCCAACGGGCACAAGGTGCTCCTGATCGAACGCGACATCCACAAGTACGAGCCGCACACGGTCCCCGAGGCCGACTGGCTGTGGGCCGACGCCTGCGAGGTGGCCTCGCTGGAGGAATGCGGCGTCGAGATGTGCGACGTCGTGATCGCCGCGACGGGCGACGACAAGGCGAACCTCGCGATGGCGCTGCTGGCGAAGACCGAGTTCAGCGTGCCGCGCGTGGTCGCGCGCGTGAACAACGTCGCCAACGAGTGGCTGTTCACCGAGGACTGGGGTGTGGACGTCGCGGTGTCCACGCCGCACGCGATGGCCGCCGGCGTCGAGGGCGCCATCGACGTCGGCCACCTGGTGCGGCTGATGGGGCTACGTCAGGGGCACGCCAACCTGACGAAATTCACGCTCCCGCCGGACAGCCCGCTGATCGGACGCACCATCGGGGACATGACCCTGCCGCCGAACACCCTGTTGGTGACGGTGCAGCGCGGCAGCAGGATCATCGTGCCCAAATCCTCGGACCATTTCGAGGACGGGGACGAATTGCTTTTCGTCGCAGACGAATCCGGCGACGGCGACATCCGCGACCTCATCCACGGCGCTTAG
- a CDS encoding potassium/proton antiporter, producing MTLEQLNRVLLVGALVLLASIVATRLATRVGLPSLLLFLGLGVLVGEDGIGLRFDDVALVRDLGTAALAIILIEGGLTTKFSEVRKSLAPAAVMATLGVAVSTAVTAAGAHLLLGMDWQLALLLGAIVSSTDAAAVFSVLRVLPLPRRLAGLLEAESGLNDAPAVILVLMFSAVPLAFDPMHGLVDLVYELAVGAAIGLLCGYLGAVTLRRIALPASGLYPLATFGLGTVAFAACGVTHASGFLAAYLTGLVLANSGLPHRAATRSFAEGLGWLAQIGLFVLLGLLVTPSQLGDDLVPAVVIGLVLLLLARPLSVVLSLIGFRVPWREQAFLSWAGLRGAVPIVLATYPIVTGVPDSQRLLNIVFVLVVVFTLVQGPSLKPIAHRLGLIRRDVTREIQVEAAPLDVLDAELLTLTVLPQSRLHNVTVLELRLPDPSVITLIIRKGNTFVPQPDTRLEAGDELLIVSTSTTREATERRLRAVSRRGKLAYWFDEYGEPD from the coding sequence ATGACGCTCGAGCAGCTGAACCGGGTGCTGCTCGTCGGGGCGCTGGTGCTGTTGGCGAGCATCGTCGCCACGCGACTCGCGACCCGCGTCGGCCTGCCCAGTCTGCTGCTGTTCCTCGGCCTCGGCGTGCTGGTCGGCGAAGACGGCATCGGGCTGCGGTTCGACGACGTCGCCCTGGTCCGGGATCTGGGGACCGCAGCCCTGGCGATCATCCTCATCGAGGGTGGTCTGACCACCAAGTTCAGTGAAGTCCGCAAGAGTCTGGCGCCGGCCGCGGTGATGGCCACTCTCGGCGTGGCGGTCAGCACGGCCGTCACCGCCGCGGGTGCCCATCTGCTGTTGGGGATGGACTGGCAGCTGGCGCTGCTGCTGGGCGCCATCGTCTCGTCGACCGACGCTGCCGCGGTGTTCTCCGTGCTGCGGGTGCTGCCGCTGCCCCGGCGGCTGGCGGGCCTGCTGGAAGCCGAGTCCGGTCTCAACGACGCCCCCGCCGTCATCCTCGTCCTGATGTTCAGCGCTGTTCCGCTGGCCTTCGACCCGATGCACGGGTTGGTCGACCTGGTCTACGAGCTGGCGGTCGGCGCGGCGATCGGCCTGCTATGTGGCTACCTCGGTGCCGTCACGCTGCGCCGGATCGCGCTGCCGGCGTCGGGCCTGTATCCGCTGGCCACGTTCGGGCTGGGCACGGTGGCGTTCGCGGCATGTGGGGTCACGCACGCCAGTGGGTTCCTCGCGGCCTACCTGACCGGCCTGGTGCTCGCGAATTCCGGTCTGCCGCACCGCGCGGCCACCCGGTCATTCGCCGAGGGACTGGGTTGGCTGGCCCAGATCGGGCTGTTCGTGCTGCTCGGCCTGTTGGTCACGCCCAGCCAGCTCGGTGACGATCTGGTGCCGGCCGTCGTCATCGGCCTGGTACTGCTGCTGTTGGCCCGGCCGCTGTCGGTGGTGTTGTCGCTGATCGGCTTCCGGGTGCCATGGCGGGAGCAGGCATTCCTGTCGTGGGCCGGACTGCGCGGTGCCGTGCCGATCGTGCTGGCGACCTACCCGATCGTCACCGGGGTGCCGGACAGTCAGCGGCTGCTGAACATCGTGTTCGTGCTGGTGGTGGTGTTCACGCTCGTGCAGGGCCCGAGTCTGAAGCCGATCGCGCACCGGCTCGGACTGATCCGGCGTGATGTCACGCGCGAAATTCAGGTGGAAGCGGCGCCGCTGGATGTGCTCGACGCGGAGCTGTTGACGCTGACGGTGCTGCCGCAGTCGCGGCTGCACAACGTGACGGTGCTGGAACTGCGGCTGCCGGATCCGAGCGTGATCACCCTGATCATCCGCAAGGGGAACACCTTCGTGCCGCAGCCCGACACGCGCCTGGAAGCCGGCGATGAGTTACTGATCGTCAGCACCAGCACCACCCGAGAGGCCACCGAGCGCAGACTGCGCGCGGTGAGCCGTCGCGGGAAACTTGCCTATTGGTTCGATGAATACGGTGAGCCGGACTGA
- a CDS encoding WhiB family transcriptional regulator, whose product MPQPQQLPGPNADMWDWQMHGVCRGVDSAVFFHPDGERGRARAQREMRAKEMCRACPVITQCRSHALAVGEPYGIWGGLSEGERELLLKRGIRRAS is encoded by the coding sequence ATGCCACAGCCGCAGCAGCTTCCCGGACCCAACGCCGATATGTGGGATTGGCAGATGCACGGCGTATGCCGTGGCGTCGACTCAGCGGTGTTCTTTCATCCCGATGGCGAGCGCGGCCGGGCTCGGGCCCAGCGCGAAATGCGCGCCAAGGAAATGTGCCGGGCCTGCCCGGTGATCACTCAGTGCCGGTCGCATGCCCTGGCCGTCGGCGAACCGTACGGCATCTGGGGCGGGCTCAGCGAAGGCGAGCGCGAACTGTTGCTCAAGCGGGGCATCCGCCGCGCGTCGTAG